The window TATATCTTCCAGGATTTGCAACACCAGGTACTATATGGACAGAAACTGTAACACACGTAAACTTAGACCGTAAATCATATCTATTCTCCTATGCAGGTTTTAATGGTAATCCACCTATCGCAATGCCTTGGTACGCGACCATTAAAACTGCAATTATCGACTATATAAAAGCAAATAATATGTCCGATGTTATAATTGTAGGTCATAGTATGGGTGGTAATTTAGCTATCGATATAGCAGCTGCATTACCTAATACCATTTCAAAAATTATTATAGTCGATGCGCTGGCCTGTATGCGAGACGTTATGATGCCTAATGTGCCTGCAGATAATTTTTATTATGATAGTCCATACAACACACAAATGCTTGAAATGGATACAGAACAATTTAAAAGCATGGCGCTTATGATGGCTTCAAATATGACTTTAAACCAAGATAAAGTAGAAACTATCACTAATTGGTTAGTAAATGCTGATCGAAAAACTTGGGTCTATGGTTACACCGATTTGTTAAAACTAGACTTAAGACCTATTTTATCTAAAGTACAATGCCAAACTTTAATTTTAGGCGCTTCATTTCCTGACGCAAACCTCGCAGAACAGAATTATAAAAAGCAATATGCTAACTTACCAAACAAAACAATTGTAATGGCTTCCAATAGTAAACACTTTATAATGTTTGATCAACCAGACTGGTTTTATAAAACTGTAACCAATTTTTTGATTGATGAAAAATAATAAAAACACCTCGTTTGAAGCCATTTATAAGCAACATCATCCTATGGTTTTGCAAATGTGCTTAGGGTTTGTAAAAGGTGACCAGGCTATTGCTAACGATTTGTCGCAAGATATATTTATTAGTATTTGGAGCAATTTAGACACCTTTAGAGGCGCTTCCACATACAAAACTTGGATTTACAGAATAACCGTAAACACCTGTCTGCAATATGTAAAAAAAGACAGCAAGGAAAAGCGTGTCCCTAAAATGGAGCTAGAAAATCAAACCGCTATTACAGATACAGAGCATACCCCAAACCATGAGGTCTCTGATTTATATAAAGCCATTGGACAACTAAAAAAAATAGACCGTTTAATTATCATGATGGTTTTAGATAAACAGGATTATGACAGTATATCAGAAGTTATTGGTATTAATGCCATAAACGTCAGAGTTAAAATCCACAGGATAAAAAAACGTCTTCAAACAATTATAAAAAACAATACAAATGAGTAGCGATTTTCAAGACCTTCAAAACAAATGGGACCACAGCAAAAGCAGCTTGGACCAAACGGCTACAAACTTTGATAGCTTATATGCAAAAATTAAACATAAAGAAAGAGACAATTATATGTTCTATTATGGGACTATAACCATCTTATTAATCACACTAGTCGTAATCGCTCTGTTTTTCTATCACGTTGCACCGGTAAAAACATTAGTCAGTAAAATTGGAGTTGGATTAATGCTTGGTGGTTTGATTTTTAGAATTTACATCGAAGTGATTAGTATTTACAAAGCAAAACAAATAAACACTTTAGATAATGCTTTGCAAGCAGTAGACAACACCATAAAGTTTCATCAATTTAGAAAAACAATCCATCAAGTGATTGCCCCAATTATCATTATATTATACACCATTGGTTTTTATCTAATCACGCCAGAATTTAGTTTACACATGCCTTTTTGGAATCTAATACTAATTGATGTGTCTTATGTGGTTATTGGAATTATCCTATTTATTGTTATAAGAAAAGCAGTAAAAAAAGAAATGCACAAATTAGCAGAAATTTTAAAGTTAAAAAAAGACTTAACGGAGTAATAATCAACTTAAAAAAACAAAAGTTTAGAGATATTAGACACTTGGTATTCTAAATAAAACTAGTAACTTCCCGTTTAAATTAAATACTGATATAAACATTAAAATAACAAAATATCAGGCTTATGTTAGTCAAAATTATGATAAAGAATATTGCAATTATATTACTAAGTTTTGTGTCTACTATTTTAATTGCACAGACAAAATCGAATTTATCAGATTTATCCCCATTAGAAAATGCAAAAATTGTGTTGCTTGGTGAACAAACTCACTTTGATGGAGCCGTTTTTGACAAAAAAGTTGACCTTATAAAATATCTACACGAAAAGCTTGGATTTAACATCCTAATTTTTGAGAGTGGACTCTATGACAATTACAAAGCACTACAACTATATCAATCTAAAAAAGAAAATATAAATATCTATAACCAGAGTATCTTTTCTATGTGGACTGAAACATCGGCTTTTAAAGATCTTTTAGACTATGCAGAACAAAATCCTGAAATTAAAATTTTAGGCTTCGATAATCAAGAAACTTCTCTTTTTAAGGAATATTTTATTCCAGATTTAAAAAATCTATTGAATAAAAACGCAATGGATTTATCAGATAAAATTTATACTCAAATAGAAAAAACTTTAGTTTACCGAGATTTAGATAATTATATCAACAATCAAAAAGACTCTTTAGAATTGTACAAAGTCTTTAATACAATAGAAAATCAACTGTCTAAAATTAAAAACGAAAACTTTGACACTAAAATAATTAAGCAGACATTCAAAAGTGTAGTTTCAGATTTTGATTTTACACTCAAATTAGCACAAAAAGAAAAAGTTTACATCCAAAATGCAAGAGATAAACAAATGGCAGAAAATTTAGTTTTTTTGCAACAACAGTTTCCAAATGAAAAAATTATTGCTTGGGGAGCGAGTTATCATTTTTCTAACGAACTTAATAAATTTGAGTTCACTAAAACTACAGAGAACTATATTACGGAACTTCATAAACTTTCAAAAAAACTGACTTCACATAGTCATTCAACTCTGGAAGAAGATATTAGCAATATTCAAGAGTTAAAAGATGCTATACCAATGGGTAAGTTATTAAAAAAACACTACGGAGAAAAATTATACAGTATAGGTTTTACATCATTTAATGGTGTCTATTATGGTGCAGACAAAGTTGAATTTCCAATTTTAGAACCACCAAAAAAAAGTTTAGAATCTATTCTGTTTAGTCAAAACACAATCCCAAAACTTATAGATAAAAGTAATTATCCTAAAGGAACTTTTTATTCTTCAACTTTAGGTTATCTGCCTATATATGCAAATTGGAATACTATTTTTGATGGAATTTATTACATACCTAAAATGTATCCACCAAAGTATAGAGATTATAACGAAACCTCTCAAACAACTTCTATAACACAAGAATCAAATTTAAGTGGAATTGTAATAGATAGCGAATCTAACCTACCAATTCCATACGTAGATGTTTATTATTCTTCAAACAATAAAAGTTCAATCGCAAATAGTAATGGTCAATTTACTATATCAAAAAATAATAAATCAGATGATTTTCTTTTGTTTTCAAGTTTTGGTTATAAATCTGATTCTATTCAAGTAAGTATTACAAAGACCACTGAACAACTAAAAATAAAACTTCAAAAAACAGAAAACCTAGTTGGTTTAGATGAAATAGTTTTAAAAAGCACAAAAGTACTCACAGCAAAAGAAATACTAAAAAGAGCAAAGAAAAAAATAGAAGACAATTATGTTCAAACACCTTTTAATCAAAATTTCTTTTATAAAGTCCAGCAGTACAGAAAAGACTCGTTAATTTTTAATGAAGAGGCAATAATAAAAACTTACTTCAAAAAAGGGAATAGCGGAACGAATAATCCAGAAAATAACATTTTTGGAACTGTTTCAGAATTAAGGAACACCACTGAAAATTTCAACAAAAAAAAAGAAAGTGGAATTGGAAATTTATGGAAAATGATAATTAGAGATATTATTTTGAGTAAGACCAATGTTTTATATCGTTCTTCTAGTTATGACTTAAAGAAAGAAAATTCTATTGATTATAATGGTAGAAAAGTTTATAGAATTAGCTTTATCAATAATTCGCCTGGTTCTTATTCTACAGGATATGGTTATCCATCGCCTTTAGCTTCAAGCGGTGTAATTTATATCGACAAACAAAATTTTGCTGTTCTCTATTACGAGCATTGTATAGCACGACAAGAATATACGTCAAAGCGTTCTAATTACAAATTTCAAAGGTTTCATAAAATCGTTCAGTCTTATAAAGAAATTAATGGTAAATATTTTATCAACTTATTTAAGGTTATTGATAAAACCAATTATTATTCTATATCTGACAGTACTTTTTTAAATAGCTACTATACAATAAACAACTTGATGTCAACCGATGTAGAAATTCAAAATGTAAAGACAATTGAAAGACCAATAAGAGATTTAAAACAAAAAATTAAATTAGATTTACAAACAGAGTTTTGGAAAAACAATGTTTTCTATATTGAGGATAATTTATACAAATTTGACATTTGCGAATAAAATTTTTATCTATAAATTTATGTAACAGTCCTCTAAAAAGCCCAAAAAAAAAGTCTTTGTTGTTTCTAAAGAAACTCACATTTTAAAATTTGGCTATTTATCAATACACTATGAACTGTCTTTTTTGTGCATTATGTTTGATATACTAAAATTAAAAAAACAAAAAACTATCTCTTTGTAAACTATTCAAGTTTAAAATATAGCCAATAAACAACATATATCCTTTTACAAAAAAAAGGTTAAACATAGTAAAAACAAAATTTTAGAACTAATTGATACTTGACATTCTAGAATAAAACCATTAATTTCGACTTTAAATTAACTAGTATGATCAAATAGTATACTGCTGTTGTACCAGTGTCAATACCTAGTGATTTCCGCAAATAAAAAAAGGTTTCCATGACAATAGAAAATATAAAACATCGCTTATTAGATAAAGAGGAATTACAAGAAATTGACTTTGAATATCAAGCAGGAATAGAATTTATTTTTTGGTATTACGATATGGGAGATACAGTTTCTAATGAAGATTTGATTACTGGAATAAATGTTGTTTTATCAAAATTAAGAGCAGGTTTGGACTATCCTGTTGCAGAATATGAAAGTGACAGAGAAGTTACAACTTTAATGGGATTTACACTGGGACAAATATTACATGAGTCATTTAATTGGAAATGGATATATGTTAATGATAGCGATTTAGACTTTGGTGGCTATACCATTGTTAATCCTGAGACTAATTTTGGTATATCAATTGAAGACTTATTTTTTAAAACTATTTTTTATAAAAAAGAAATTCATTTTACCGAATTGGGAGCTCTATTATTAGATCATAAAGCACCAAAACTTGATCACTCAGGATTTGAAATTTATCAACCTTGGAAATATGATTATAGTGCGTTATTTACTAAACGCAATTCAGAACCGGAGAAAAAAAATAGCACCTTAGAAAACGTCCCTGAGCAGAAAATTGAAGTAAAGAAATCATTTTGGAAAAGGCTGTTTGGTGGACAATAAAAACGTAGTAGAAAAAAGCCTCTAATCTTATACGTCATTAGTGTATTTTTATAAAATATCTGTAATACTATAGCAACTATCCATTTACTGTAATATTACAACGCTGTAACATCAGTATTATGTTAGCAATAATTCAATAAAATAAAAAAATGAATTCTAAAAATATTTCAAAGTATATTGTCATCAGCATTCTATTAATAGCATTATTTTATAAAGTACTTCCCTATTATTATCGTTTTATTCATGACTCACTTCAATTACACTTTCCTTTAGTCATTTTGGAAATTATATTACTACTGTATTTGATTTTCCTTATAGTTAAGTCTAAATATTTATTAAATACAATATTCAAAAAAATTATAAAATATAGTTTTTTATTCACGCTATCCACTGCAATAATTGGTGGATATTGGCTATTTGCTTGTCAAAAAGGAATTTTTAGAGTACAAACATCTGCATTTTTTATACACACTTTAATTAATAGCATTTTATTTGTGTTTTGGTCAATTATATTAATTTCAAAAATTAAAAACACAAAACACTCGTTTAATGATTTATTCATTAGTCTACTATCTTTACTAATTATAAGTGACATTTTTATGTTTAGCTACAATTGTATTGATACTTACTTAAAATCAATTAATTATGCAAATCCTGGAAGTATAAGCATGCCTGGTTTTCTGTCGTTTTCTATCTCGCAGTTTTCTATGTCGAATATTAATTTAAGAGTTATTCTAACATATATAATTGAATCGCCTCTAATATTATCACTGTTCATAATATTTTACTATAGTTCCTATATGCTATTCGCTAAATACAAAAAAAAGGGTGTTTATTCTTTAGTACCAATAAAAAAAGATTTGATATTTCTGGAAATTTCTAAAAAACCTGCTTGGTGGATTATTTTCTTATTAATTCCTTTTATTAGATTAGTTCCAAAATATTTTATAAACGTAACACTAGCTAAACATTATAGCAAAAAGAGTAGTTTTGCCTTTGGTATGACATTAATCCCTTGGTTATTTTATGGGAAATTGATCCTAAACGACAACAATATTGCTAACATTGTATCTAAAAAATAACGCTTACCCTTTTACTAACATTAGACTTAACATTTTAAAAGCTAAGAATAAAAAATTCAATTCTAGATCTAAATTAAAACAATGAAACTTATTAATAACATCGCTTTTTTAACAATGTCCATATTACTAATTAATTGTTCAAAAAAAGAGGTTAAATATTTTACAGCACAAGAAATAGACTGGAAAATTGAAATCCCTAGTAAATGGACTATTGAAAATCAAAGCGTATTAAATCAAAATATTAAACAAGGTGAACAATTAATAAAAAAAACAGTAGACAAAGATTTTGAATTGGGAGGGAAAGAAATTAGCTTAATTACCTTCCGGAAAAATACATTATCTAAACTCCAGGCCTCCATAATACCTTTTAAAGAAAGTTATAAAGGAGAGTGGTATGATAAATATCCCTTAATAAAAGAATACATTTTTAATGTATTTAAATCACAAAGTGTTATTGTAGATACAACATCAAATACAGAAAATATAAGTGGTGTTACATTTGAAGTGTTTAACTTAAAAATATCTAAACACAATAGAGCAGTGATGGAACAAAATATGTATCGCACCTATATAAACGGCTATGATTTTATTATAAATATAACTAGTGATAAACCTTTATATAAAAAGCAACTAATCCAAACTTTAAGAAATTCTAAATTCAAAAACAACATATAATAAGAATATGAAAAAATGGCAATTTTATTACATCCTACTTATTAGTGCTTTAATATCAGTAATGAGTGTAGGCATGCTTAAAGAAGTACTAAGATTAAATAAAACAATTAATATTCTACCTTTAATTATTGTTTTTCTATTATTTCTCTTTTCGGGAATTCTAATCTTTAACATAAAAAAGATAAAATTAAATATAGAAAACAGTTTTTTCCTTGATAATAAAATTTACATTAAAACAGCAACTATCGCATTGTCTATACTAACATTAATTTTTATTGTTGTTCAAATAATTACTTTCATTAAACTTGCTGAAAAAGGTTTTACACCTTCACCCCTATTATATATAGTAACAATTGTTTTTTCTGTTTACATATTCTTTTTAATAAAGCTATTTATTGAGCTACAAAAAGCATCTGATATTAAAAATGATTCAGAGCAAAATATGGGTAATAATGACCTAGACCTTAATAAAATTAACCTAAATGAATTTAAATTCTTAGGCGAACTTTCAAAAAAAATAGATCAAAATCGATTTAGCAAAAAAAAAGAATTAAATATTGACAAAAAAGCATACAAAAATTACAGACCAGTATTGCACTCTAAAAAATATAATGATAGCGGTGATTTTATTTTGAATTTTACTAACAAAGAGGATTTAAAATTCACAATTCTTATTCAGCACTTTTCTTCTGTTTCCATAAAATTTAATGATTATAAAAAATCCAATGAGCTAATTGAAAAAGAAGTTTATAAAACACTAAATATTTTATAACATTTGCCAGTATTCATAATCAATAAACGACGATATAATATTTTAGTAAGTTAATTAAATCCAGGTATTTGCAAAGCTTAATTATCCTTGTCTGTTTAAATTCAAGCTTAGTGTCTTTAAAGGTTTGTTGTTTTTATAAATAAAAAGTCAAATACATTGTTAATGGTTTACAGTTTAACTTTTTCAGCAAATCATAATTCATTGAAATTAAAAAAAACAAGAATGCAAAAAAAAGCTTTAATACTATCAATACTTTACATCATAGTTATTTTGACTTTAACATTTAATATTTATAAAACTGATAGTACTTCTATTTTAATAATTGCATTAGTTAATGCTGTGTTTTTTATTTTCTTTATTCGAAAAATCTATAAGAAATACAGTGATAATTACGCATTAAAAAATAATCAAATTAACTTTAAAAATTCTAATGCTGAAAATTTAAAAAAAATATCTACAAAACCATTTTTATTCGGACTTGAAAATAAAGTTATTGATGATTATGCGTTTTACTTTGATGATGAAAATTTTTATGCCATAAATAAAAAATCTCAAAAATCAATTTTTAAGCTTACTGACATAACAGAAGTTAGCAAAACGTTTTTTACTGTAAACAATAGACGAATTTGGCAAATAAAAATAAAACCACCAGGTAATATTAAAGAAGAACATTATAAGTTTGCACATAATTATTCTATATGGAACAACAACTTCCCGCTTTTCCATAAGAAAATGAATCTTATTAATCCGTCAATAATAAAAACAAAATGGAGAATCTGGTCGAGATAACATGGCTTAACAAACAATAGCTTTAAGAATAAACTACAATGCTTACTTTTAATTTTTTTTTAAACATAAACTTAGTCATTAATAGGAAACACAAGTACTTATCCTAAAAAAAAAGAACTATTGTTGATCTAGAAATCAATAATACTTCACATTGTAAACTAAAACATATATCTTCGAAAATAAATTAACATTTAATACAAATCACTAAAATGAGGTGATCTCTGTGTTACGTTAACGAAACTTACAACTAATTACACACTAAAAAAATATGAATGGAATAAGAATAGTACTACTTGGAGTTGGAATTTTAATATTAATAATTAACCTTTTTATTAACTCGGGAAATCTTTTTAAAATAGTTTCGTATTGTTTTCAAACTAATAGTATTAGTCAATATTGGACTTTATTTTTTAAAAGTTCAGTTAGTGGTAGAGCTGTTATTTCTTCGATTTTAGGGTTTATTCTAGCCTTGTTAATTTTTATTGCTATCACTCCTTTTGTTTTAATAAGAAAAAGCATCAACGGTAAAAAAACATCAGCTATACTGGAGGAAGGGTTGTTATTTCAATATCAAGATTTAAACTTAGAAAATGAAGACTTGCATTATACTTCAAACATAAATCAAGTTACGGGTTTACAATTAGACCATATTAAAGCAACAGGGAAGATTAGAATTGACGCTATAATACTAATAAGTGAAATAGATAAATTATGTAAAACCCATAACAAAGCATTTACATATTCTGTAATGGAAAAAATAATACTTAATGATAAAAAAGAGGCGTTAGCACCTATAATTTTAACCCTTGATGGAAAAAAAATGCCAACATATTTTATATTTAATGAGACTCATAAATCTCAATTTTCAAAAATTAGAAATACACTGTACAATAATGGGTATAAAAACTGCATATACTTCTCCACTATCAGAATGTAAAACTAGAATACGATAAAAAGTAATAAATCTTTAAAAACAAGTCATAACTGAGATATAGCAGCCTTAGAATAAACCAAATTATATGAAAATAGCAAAGAAAATAATTAAATGGTTTTTATATTTTTTTCTTATTCCTACAACATATATAATTGTTTCTTTACTCTTATCTTCAATAACAATTGAGCGGAAAGAGAGTCATAGTAATGTTAAAAAACTGATATATCTAAATACAAATGGTGTGCATTTAGATATTTTAATTCCTATAGAAAACATCAATAGTTTTGTCTTATCTGATCTAAAATATAATAAAAACGAAAAGTATTTATCTTTTGGTTGGGGCGATGAAAACTTTTATATCAACACTCCTACTTGGGGCGACTTAACCTTTAGCAATGCTTTTAAAGCTATGTTTTTAAAAAGTTCGACATTAATGCATGTCACACGCTACAAACAGAAGCATTCCGATTGGACTGCAATAAAAGTAACGCCATCAGAATTAGATAAACTGAACACTTATTTATTAAATACATTTGAGACCACTAAAAACGGAAAAAAAATAATTATTAAAAACAAAGCGTATTCTTCTACTGATAATTTTTATAAATCAAAAGGAAGTTATTCCTGTTTTAACACGTGTAACAGTTGGGTAAATAATGCATTTAAAGAAAGTGATTTAAAATCGTGCTTTTGGACACCCTTCGATTTTGGATTAATTAATAAATATAACTAAACTACAATCGTAAAAATCCTATCTTTTTTAATGCTAGTTAAAACCTGTGATTTAAATCATGAAACAAAATGTTTTATGCATCAATTATTTCAGATTAAACAGTAATTACCCGTAGTCCAAAAAAAATATAAATACATCTACAATAACCAGGATAATATTAAAGCGAACTAGCTCCAGATATTTTAATTTAAAACGGCTAACTTTCGTTTTAGATTAACACGTATTATTCAAAACAGGACAAAACGCTACAATGGAAGAAAAACCAAGACTTTCCAGATTAACCGCTATTTTAACCCAATTGCAATCAAAACAACTATTAACGGCTCGTGAAATTGCAAAAAAACATAATGTAAGTATAAGAACAATATACCGAGACATTAAAACACTTGAAAATTCAGGTATTCCAATTATTACTGAGGAAGGAAAAGGTTTTTCTTTAATCCATGGTTTTAATCTTCCTCCAGTCATGTTTACGGAAAAAGAAGCAAATGCGTTGATTACTGCAGAACAACTGATACTAAAAAACAAAGACGACTCTTTTGCTAGAGAATACCAAAATGCAATCTCAAAAATAAAAGCCATTTTACAACACTCGCAAAAAGAGAAAATCGAATTTTTAGCTGAAAAAATACACTTCAGAACTAATGCAGAACATCAAAAAACCAGTAATCATTTAATGAGCATCCAATCTGCTATTTCTGATTTTAACCTTATCGACATTGACTATCATTCTTTACAAGATAAAAACACCAAGCGTACTATTGAGCCTTTTGCTTTATATAGCACACAGGACAATTGGCTTTTAATTGCGGTCTGTCGCTTACGGAATGACTTTAGAGCATTTAGATTAGATCATATTACTACATTGACTGTTCTCGAGCAACATTTTGAACCTCAAAAAATAACGCTTCAAGAGTACTTTGAAATTTGTAAAAAAAAATGCACATCAACCCCTGACATACCGTTGTCATAACCTGTATTTACTTTTGCTGCAAAATTAATCATAAAGACATTAAAAAATGAACACAGTAACAGTTAAAGCATTTAAAGTAATCGGTATTTCGGTAAGAACAACCAATCAAAACGAGCAAGCAGCACAAGATATTAGCGCATTATGGCAAAAATTTATGTTAGAGGGAATTCTTGATAAAATTCCTAATAAAATAGATACGACTGTGTATTCCATCTACACAGATTACGAAAGCGACTATACACAACCGTATACTACCATTTTGGGTTGTAAAGTCAAGCACTTAAATGAAATACCAAATGGGATGGTTGGTAAAACTATTAATGAAGCAAAATATAATAAGTTTACAACTAAAGGCGATTTAGCAAAAGGATTAATTATTAAACAATGGAAAGCAATATGGACTATGGATTTAGACCGCGAATATACGGCAGATTTTGAAGTCTTTGGAGAGAAAGCACAAAACCCACAAGATGCAGAAATTGATATTTTAATTGCTGTTAAATCATAGTAACAAAAATGAGTACAGACATTGATAGCTATTATTTAGAAAAGGACGAACCAGATAAAAGTTGCTTACTGACTTTAAGAGAGTGCATGCTTAGACAAGATAAAAACATTTCGGAAACACTAAAATGGGGAATGCCTTGTTTTATTTACAAAAATAAAATATTCTGTTATCTATCGACTGATAAAAAAACGAAGGAACCTTATCTTTTAATGGTTGAAGGAAAACACTTAAACCATCCAGAATTAGAAAAAGGGCAACGCTCTAGAATGAAAATTTTGAGAATAAACCCTAATATCGATTTACCCATTGCTTTTATTAATGCGCTATTAAATGAAGCACTAGACTTATATAGACTTGGAATTATAAAAACTAAATAATAACGAGGTATTAACAAGGCGATCAATTTTTCAAATAGTCTGCAAAATGGTTAATTTTGCAGGCTATTTTACAATAAAACAGTTCTAGTAAATATGGCGGCACACGTCTTTTTCTAATGCTCCAATGACAACATCTCAAATCACTTTTAACGTATTAAAACAAACTTTAAAATAATAACCTGCTCAATCACTATTCTTCATTTAAATATAATGCACAAAACAATTAGGACGTCATACCTATTGGAAATAGTGTTTGTAAACTGTAACTTAGCAACACCCAATTAATTCAAAAAGCTTATATTTCTATTATTATTATTATTTGAATATCAGAAACTTTAGTCATTATCAGATTGGTTACATACCATACAAATTAAGAACGAAAAATGAACATTTCAAAAATAAAATTAAATTTAGATATATGTAATATTCTTTTAAAACCAAAGGGTAGTATTTCTAGTAAAGAATTTTTGATTGGTATAAGTATTTTACTCATAATTACCTTTTATCAAACATTAACCGAAAATCTATTAATAAACGTTTCCACAATTTTAAATCAATTAAATAATGATTTATTAACTATTACGGCATTAAATATTACACCAACTGCTTTAAGTTTACCAACAAACTCCTATTTTCTAATATTCCTGTCTTGTCTCATTTTATGCTACAAAAGAGCTATCGACTTAAACTATACACCCATCAAAGGCATCGTTTTTGGCATCATCTTGTATTTAGGATTTAGTTTTAATTTTGTAGGGTCTATCAAATTACTTACTTTTTATACTGTTAATGACGCTCAAGTTATCGCAAAAACAAATAATTATATGACTACATATAATATATTAAGTGGTTTAATAACATTATTAGCCATCGTTTTAGTTGTTCATCTTTCTGTAAAAAAAGGAAAAAAAGAAAGTTTTATAGTGGACAGTATAATGTCTAAATATATTCTAAATTTAGGAAAAACGATTTTGCTTTTTATTGGATTTATTTTTGTTCTGGCTATACTTTATTCCTTTGTAAAACTTAATATTGAAATTATTAGTATGTTATTAGGAGTTGCTCTTTTAATCGTTTTATTTTATTATCTCTATTTAAATTACAAAACAACCAAAGGCTTTCGTGTTCTTTTTTATTTTAATCTTGGTATATTAGTGACCTATTTATTTTCTCTGGTTGGGTATTTTTATATGACTAAAATATCTGTAAATTTTGTAATCTTAAAACTTTATCCTTCTCTATTTACTATTATCAATATGTTATTTATATTAACTAACCTTAGTATTATTTCGGTACAAACTTTTAAAAACAACACTACTAACACCTAATAAAAATGACTCAGGCTTAGTCCTTAATTAAATAGTCATTGCGAGTTTATAAGGTCCAATTTTCCTTCATAAAATATTGATATAAAACTTTAAAATTGTTCTAACACATCAAATTATACATCATTTACAAAACCATGAAAATTATATTTAACGACAGTGTAATTGATAATAAGATAGTTGAACCTGACTACGAAGCTGAATTTAATTCTGCGAAAGCGAACGGATTTGAAACTGACATATTCAGTTTTGAAGCATTAGAAGACGGACATATAAATAATGCTCTAAAATACATTCAACCTTCTAAAAATATAGAACTA is drawn from Psychroserpens sp. NJDZ02 and contains these coding sequences:
- a CDS encoding DUF2459 domain-containing protein, coding for MKIAKKIIKWFLYFFLIPTTYIIVSLLLSSITIERKESHSNVKKLIYLNTNGVHLDILIPIENINSFVLSDLKYNKNEKYLSFGWGDENFYINTPTWGDLTFSNAFKAMFLKSSTLMHVTRYKQKHSDWTAIKVTPSELDKLNTYLLNTFETTKNGKKIIIKNKAYSSTDNFYKSKGSYSCFNTCNSWVNNAFKESDLKSCFWTPFDFGLINKYN
- a CDS encoding carboxypeptidase-like regulatory domain-containing protein; protein product: MIKNIAIILLSFVSTILIAQTKSNLSDLSPLENAKIVLLGEQTHFDGAVFDKKVDLIKYLHEKLGFNILIFESGLYDNYKALQLYQSKKENINIYNQSIFSMWTETSAFKDLLDYAEQNPEIKILGFDNQETSLFKEYFIPDLKNLLNKNAMDLSDKIYTQIEKTLVYRDLDNYINNQKDSLELYKVFNTIENQLSKIKNENFDTKIIKQTFKSVVSDFDFTLKLAQKEKVYIQNARDKQMAENLVFLQQQFPNEKIIAWGASYHFSNELNKFEFTKTTENYITELHKLSKKLTSHSHSTLEEDISNIQELKDAIPMGKLLKKHYGEKLYSIGFTSFNGVYYGADKVEFPILEPPKKSLESILFSQNTIPKLIDKSNYPKGTFYSSTLGYLPIYANWNTIFDGIYYIPKMYPPKYRDYNETSQTTSITQESNLSGIVIDSESNLPIPYVDVYYSSNNKSSIANSNGQFTISKNNKSDDFLLFSSFGYKSDSIQVSITKTTEQLKIKLQKTENLVGLDEIVLKSTKVLTAKEILKRAKKKIEDNYVQTPFNQNFFYKVQQYRKDSLIFNEEAIIKTYFKKGNSGTNNPENNIFGTVSELRNTTENFNKKKESGIGNLWKMIIRDIILSKTNVLYRSSSYDLKKENSIDYNGRKVYRISFINNSPGSYSTGYGYPSPLASSGVIYIDKQNFAVLYYEHCIARQEYTSKRSNYKFQRFHKIVQSYKEINGKYFINLFKVIDKTNYYSISDSTFLNSYYTINNLMSTDVEIQNVKTIERPIRDLKQKIKLDLQTEFWKNNVFYIEDNLYKFDICE
- a CDS encoding alpha/beta fold hydrolase, which translates into the protein MTKLIKISVLFIICLNCTTSFALQTTNTKTEAASPTPFTVDITGEGQPILYLPGFATPGTIWTETVTHVNLDRKSYLFSYAGFNGNPPIAMPWYATIKTAIIDYIKANNMSDVIIVGHSMGGNLAIDIAAALPNTISKIIIVDALACMRDVMMPNVPADNFYYDSPYNTQMLEMDTEQFKSMALMMASNMTLNQDKVETITNWLVNADRKTWVYGYTDLLKLDLRPILSKVQCQTLILGASFPDANLAEQNYKKQYANLPNKTIVMASNSKHFIMFDQPDWFYKTVTNFLIDEK
- a CDS encoding DUF5684 domain-containing protein, translating into MNSKNISKYIVISILLIALFYKVLPYYYRFIHDSLQLHFPLVILEIILLLYLIFLIVKSKYLLNTIFKKIIKYSFLFTLSTAIIGGYWLFACQKGIFRVQTSAFFIHTLINSILFVFWSIILISKIKNTKHSFNDLFISLLSLLIISDIFMFSYNCIDTYLKSINYANPGSISMPGFLSFSISQFSMSNINLRVILTYIIESPLILSLFIIFYYSSYMLFAKYKKKGVYSLVPIKKDLIFLEISKKPAWWIIFLLIPFIRLVPKYFINVTLAKHYSKKSSFAFGMTLIPWLFYGKLILNDNNIANIVSKK
- a CDS encoding RNA polymerase sigma factor; amino-acid sequence: MKNNKNTSFEAIYKQHHPMVLQMCLGFVKGDQAIANDLSQDIFISIWSNLDTFRGASTYKTWIYRITVNTCLQYVKKDSKEKRVPKMELENQTAITDTEHTPNHEVSDLYKAIGQLKKIDRLIIMMVLDKQDYDSISEVIGINAINVRVKIHRIKKRLQTIIKNNTNE